A genomic window from Candidatus Cloacimonas sp. includes:
- a CDS encoding S8 family serine peptidase, whose protein sequence is MNFSGWFKLRKFLLLIILLVTGIYLSAAFTPGQLIFKTVAPVQIKGTKTGISAFDNFLAEKGVTQIKPIKGMHLPNYFLANIAEMPSAEDLENLHFSGIQYVQPNYLRKLHSTPNDPLYNQQYHYISSIPDAWNYTTGSNYIKIGIVDSGVLVHHPDLWQNIVINTKEIPDNGIDDDNNGYIDDWCGWDFTDAPEMANNALGDFLDQDNDVEDENYHGTHVSGIAGAIGNNGIGVAGVCWNVGILPVRAGFRTLDNQGYLQDDDVSAAIIYATDNGCNVINMSWGDPNYSAIIADACEYAYSKGVVLVASAGNDGVVGLSYPAKLSTVISVGSVGLAKQRSTFSSYGEDLDLVCLGERVLSTYKLTAGEQYFQMDGTSMSAAFVTGAVALLLSLHPGLSPVEVKDRLISATDDLSPVGFDIQTGHGLLNVKKLLDNTDPPYLEITSPQDQLGISGSVPIIGSAYGNDFANYTVAYKKDKDTNDPYWRDVTTWNQTLTLYGEPVHNDTLAFFYIPDYFPEGKYLLRLQYEKTLNNMNRYNYYRTVIVDRTAPVLRENTVSVFTRWTKQNLVYYIAANFDEIVNAQLKITASDGQSYNVYSSLADSIQIWKLPANIPEGQISVQFIATNFTGFTSVSRIFSNMINIHYALISDFGYTKEILGPPQKPLLKKRDFNNNGFPEYVSMEIPESGSGIVKAFEPHSGGHSVTNNFGDYFWPLDIGSTYSTGSKCELLLRRGENAEMWLTPADGNYPSNRNDSLVIALDTGISGGVMADYDNDSKTEILMVKNLPAERVIQAYKRISTGALAPRNTISNTTATDTRNNFVPTIIVENLDNDNYPDILCADTDGDVMIFEILNATQHHLCWTTRLPVGNTYSLTAGDFNGDGHKDFFVAGYVTNTVNQNLNFWFGEGFMSVGNDNYTSLGSIMFNEVASMNSITSADLDQDGCEEVILAITPNLYVLKYINGNFVPVFYTESSNNYQVSTWEDENGIIRILANVNTENDNSAFAEWTPDAPFTGPATPANLTVKPLNESSIKVFWTSTGAPEYALYRKDEDGNEIIYPIMGVTSFTDTNLQPGKVYKYAIASRDTSYSPIESIKGPWIEGTPLPKPELVQITFAGNKELRIFFNQKMPGEIINSACYYVSNGMANPVSVNSIAANFGVQLRFRNSFPIIDSLFVIELRNVQGISGVEPDTTFFYFPYEEDIIQPEVTGVTVLPSKQEIAIQFSEEISSATALHLANYILHCPQNDPDNRITTVAHWEDKVNLSFADKLKFTNYAYYIEISNITDLAGNVISPQGNLVRFGMQNLNNLDHLNVYPNPVTPKHNAEVTFINFPVNKKGKIAIYSSSGQLVFQDNIGPFNAESNNITYTWNLRNNNQRSVSSGVYFYVVEMDSKIKRGKLAIIK, encoded by the coding sequence ATGAACTTTTCGGGCTGGTTCAAATTGCGCAAATTCCTGTTACTAATAATACTTTTAGTTACAGGTATCTATCTTTCTGCAGCGTTTACCCCGGGTCAGCTTATTTTCAAAACCGTTGCCCCGGTTCAGATTAAAGGAACCAAAACAGGCATAAGCGCTTTTGATAATTTTCTGGCGGAAAAGGGAGTAACGCAAATTAAGCCCATAAAAGGAATGCACCTGCCCAATTATTTTCTGGCAAATATAGCAGAAATGCCCTCTGCAGAGGATCTGGAGAACTTGCATTTTTCCGGTATCCAATATGTTCAGCCCAATTATCTTCGCAAATTGCATTCCACCCCTAATGATCCTTTATATAATCAACAATATCATTATATCAGCAGTATTCCTGATGCCTGGAATTATACTACCGGAAGTAACTATATTAAAATTGGCATAGTGGATTCGGGAGTGCTTGTCCACCATCCGGATTTATGGCAAAATATAGTTATCAACACTAAGGAAATTCCGGATAATGGAATTGATGACGATAATAACGGTTACATTGATGACTGGTGTGGATGGGATTTTACGGATGCACCGGAAATGGCAAATAATGCCTTGGGTGATTTTTTGGATCAGGATAACGATGTAGAAGATGAGAACTATCATGGCACCCATGTTTCCGGTATAGCAGGAGCAATTGGAAATAACGGAATTGGAGTTGCAGGTGTATGTTGGAATGTAGGAATTTTGCCTGTCCGAGCAGGATTTAGAACTTTGGATAATCAGGGCTATTTACAGGATGATGATGTTTCCGCTGCCATAATTTACGCTACGGATAACGGATGCAATGTAATTAATATGAGTTGGGGAGATCCAAATTATTCCGCTATCATAGCAGATGCCTGTGAATATGCTTACAGCAAGGGAGTTGTTTTAGTTGCCTCTGCAGGAAATGATGGAGTGGTAGGTTTAAGCTATCCTGCCAAGCTTTCTACGGTTATTTCTGTCGGTTCTGTTGGACTTGCCAAACAGCGTTCCACTTTTTCCAGTTACGGAGAAGATTTAGACCTTGTTTGTTTAGGGGAGAGAGTGCTTTCTACATATAAACTTACCGCTGGCGAACAATATTTTCAGATGGATGGCACTTCTATGAGTGCAGCTTTCGTAACGGGAGCCGTTGCTCTATTGCTGTCTTTACATCCAGGTTTGAGTCCCGTAGAAGTTAAAGACCGTTTAATTTCAGCTACGGATGATTTATCTCCTGTTGGATTTGATATTCAGACCGGTCATGGTTTATTGAATGTAAAAAAGCTGTTAGATAATACCGATCCTCCCTATCTGGAAATTACCAGTCCTCAGGATCAATTAGGAATAAGCGGTTCGGTTCCTATAATCGGTTCTGCGTATGGTAATGATTTTGCTAATTATACTGTTGCCTATAAAAAAGATAAAGATACCAACGATCCTTACTGGAGAGATGTTACTACCTGGAATCAAACGCTTACGCTATATGGAGAACCGGTTCATAATGATACTTTGGCATTTTTTTATATCCCGGATTATTTTCCCGAAGGGAAATATCTGCTGCGGTTGCAATATGAAAAAACACTGAACAATATGAATCGCTACAACTATTATCGGACAGTGATTGTAGATCGCACTGCTCCTGTTTTAAGAGAAAACACCGTTTCCGTCTTTACGCGTTGGACAAAGCAAAATCTGGTCTATTACATAGCTGCCAATTTTGACGAAATAGTGAATGCGCAGCTTAAAATTACCGCTTCCGACGGGCAAAGTTATAATGTTTATTCTTCTCTTGCCGATAGCATTCAGATTTGGAAATTGCCTGCCAATATTCCGGAAGGGCAAATCAGCGTGCAGTTCATTGCTACCAATTTTACCGGCTTTACTTCCGTTTCTCGCATCTTTTCCAATATGATAAACATTCACTATGCCCTTATTTCGGATTTTGGTTATACGAAGGAAATTTTAGGACCTCCTCAAAAGCCGTTGTTGAAAAAAAGGGACTTCAATAATAATGGTTTTCCCGAATATGTTTCTATGGAAATTCCGGAAAGCGGTTCCGGAATTGTTAAAGCTTTTGAGCCACATTCCGGAGGACATAGCGTAACCAATAATTTTGGTGATTATTTCTGGCCCCTGGACATCGGTTCCACCTATTCTACCGGTTCAAAATGTGAGTTATTATTGCGGAGAGGAGAAAATGCCGAAATGTGGCTTACTCCGGCTGACGGAAATTATCCCAGCAACCGCAATGACAGTTTAGTAATTGCTTTAGACACAGGTATTTCGGGAGGAGTTATGGCAGATTATGATAACGATAGCAAAACCGAAATCCTGATGGTGAAGAATCTACCTGCCGAGAGAGTTATTCAGGCATATAAAAGAATATCCACAGGTGCTTTGGCTCCCAGAAATACAATTAGCAATACAACTGCAACGGATACCCGTAATAATTTTGTGCCTACGATCATTGTAGAAAATTTGGATAATGACAACTATCCTGATATTTTATGCGCCGATACCGATGGCGATGTTATGATTTTTGAAATATTGAATGCTACACAACACCATTTATGCTGGACAACACGACTTCCCGTAGGAAATACTTATTCTCTTACTGCAGGTGATTTTAATGGCGATGGGCATAAGGATTTTTTTGTTGCCGGCTATGTTACCAATACGGTTAATCAGAATCTCAATTTCTGGTTTGGTGAGGGTTTTATGAGTGTTGGCAATGATAATTATACTTCTTTGGGCAGCATTATGTTCAATGAGGTAGCTTCAATGAATTCCATCACCAGTGCGGACTTAGATCAAGATGGTTGTGAGGAAGTTATTTTAGCCATTACCCCCAATTTATATGTTTTGAAATATATCAACGGCAATTTCGTTCCTGTTTTTTATACTGAAAGCTCTAATAATTATCAAGTTAGCACCTGGGAAGATGAAAACGGGATTATTCGCATTCTGGCTAATGTAAATACAGAAAATGATAACTCAGCTTTCGCTGAATGGACTCCTGATGCACCTTTTACAGGACCTGCCACACCTGCCAATTTAACTGTGAAACCTTTAAATGAAAGTTCTATAAAGGTCTTCTGGACTTCAACGGGTGCTCCGGAATATGCCTTATACCGCAAAGATGAAGATGGGAATGAAATTATTTACCCTATTATGGGAGTAACCAGTTTTACGGATACTAATCTGCAACCGGGTAAAGTATATAAGTATGCCATTGCTTCCAGAGACACATCCTATTCGCCAATTGAAAGCATCAAAGGACCCTGGATTGAAGGAACACCTTTACCCAAACCGGAACTGGTACAAATTACTTTTGCGGGTAACAAAGAACTGCGGATATTTTTCAATCAGAAAATGCCCGGTGAGATTATTAATTCTGCCTGTTATTATGTAAGCAATGGTATGGCAAATCCTGTTTCGGTAAACAGCATTGCAGCTAATTTTGGCGTTCAGTTACGCTTTAGAAATAGTTTTCCGATTATTGACTCGCTGTTTGTAATTGAACTGAGAAATGTGCAAGGGATTAGTGGAGTTGAACCTGATACAACCTTCTTTTATTTTCCTTATGAGGAAGATATCATTCAGCCCGAAGTTACTGGAGTTACCGTTTTGCCTTCCAAACAGGAAATTGCCATCCAATTCAGCGAAGAAATATCTTCTGCAACGGCTTTGCATCTTGCCAATTATATTTTGCATTGTCCTCAAAACGATCCCGATAATAGAATTACTACTGTTGCGCATTGGGAAGATAAAGTGAATCTGAGTTTTGCTGATAAACTTAAATTTACTAATTATGCTTACTACATAGAAATAAGTAATATCACCGATTTGGCGGGGAATGTAATTTCGCCTCAAGGAAATTTAGTTCGCTTTGGTATGCAAAATTTGAATAATCTGGATCACTTGAATGTTTATCCCAATCCTGTTACCCCTAAGCATAATGCGGAAGTTACTTTTATCAATTTTCCGGTAAATAAAAAAGGGAAAATTGCCATTTACAGCAGTAGCGGACAGTTGGTTTTCCAGGATAATATAGGTCCCTTTAATGCAGAAAGCAATAATATCACTTACACCTGGAATTTACGCAATAACAATCAGCGTTCTGTCTCCAGTGGTGTCTATTTCTATGTTGTGGAAATGGATAGCAAAATCAAACGCGGTAAACTTGCCATTATCAAATAG
- a CDS encoding DUF5658 family protein, producing the protein MPAWAWSYMFLNGIVTLFKLPGFTLILSILFLLLNILDGHSTYLVLKPDKYQREKNPLARWVFKKLKIPAGIIIFKTVLMAVLILAIAYYAAWEPFTVNIAMLIADIFFLLVVLHNYRLYFRLTRKE; encoded by the coding sequence ATGCCCGCTTGGGCTTGGAGCTATATGTTCCTTAATGGAATAGTCACTCTCTTCAAATTACCTGGGTTTACCCTTATTTTAAGTATTCTCTTTCTTCTGCTGAATATACTGGATGGCCATTCCACCTATTTAGTATTGAAACCTGATAAATATCAGCGTGAAAAAAATCCTCTTGCCCGATGGGTGTTCAAAAAACTTAAAATACCGGCAGGTATTATTATCTTTAAGACCGTTTTAATGGCTGTTCTAATTCTTGCCATTGCCTATTATGCTGCCTGGGAACCTTTTACGGTAAATATTGCAATGCTGATAGCAGATATCTTTTTTTTACTTGTTGTGCTGCATAACTATCGTTTGTATTTTCGCCTCACCCGTAAAGAATGA